The Primulina tabacum isolate GXHZ01 chromosome 16, ASM2559414v2, whole genome shotgun sequence genome window below encodes:
- the LOC142528212 gene encoding translation machinery-associated protein 22-like has product MAEKPEPVRVLYCGVCGFPAEYCEFGSDFDKCKPWLIQNAPDLYPDLVIEAGAEHANKVADQLQSTSISSNGSSSQPKEEVKRLPGGKIKKRRSRK; this is encoded by the exons ATGGCCGAGAAGCCTGAACCGGTTAGGGTTTTATACTGTGGGGTTTGCGGATTTCCTGCTGAGTATTGTGAGTTTGGATCCGATTTCGACAAATGCAAGCCGTGGTTGATCCAAAATGCCCCCGACCTATATCCAGATCTTGTCATAG AGGCTGGTGCGGAACATGCTAATAAAGTAGCAGATCAGCTTCAGTCTACTTCTATCTCCTCCAACG GTTCTTCTTCCCAACCAAAGGAAGAAGTAAAACGTTTACCTGGTGGGAAGATTAAAAAAAG GAGAAGCCGGAAGTAG
- the LOC142529286 gene encoding cytokinin dehydrogenase 2-like, whose amino-acid sequence MTTHCPNRPSHFIFFIVIITLFDIVICISAKPIKPLQTALCKDQILPLEISKKIRTDPDTIAKASNDYGNIVHKIPSAGFYPSSIKDIIKLIEYSNNCSSTPFSIAARGQGHSVRGQAMAYKGVIVEMASLSRNGSGVRVSWSPSSGFYADVGGEELWIDVLRETLKHGVTPVSWTDYLYLTVGGTLSNAGISGQSFLHGPQISNVLELDVITGKGELITCSRKDESELFYAALGGLGQFGIITRARIVLAKAPTRGKWVRLLYSNFSIYTKDQEKLISSKVPNYVEGFLITNETIPDSWRSSFNSSSNQDHITLLLRKHGLLYAIELVKYYDDHDADTVNKVVEMLLKEMNFIPSLNFSADVSYFDFLTRVSRLEVQNTPQSPTHPWLNLFVPKSRILDLNAGVLVNLIPKINTELILLYPFNKDKWDERMSAVIPDEDIFYTLGLLHSSSPNETKIYDAVNNEILHFCRKTRIKIKQYLPHYKSREDWIKHYGSKWINFQEMKAKFDPRMILSPGQRIFN is encoded by the exons ATGACAACCCATTGTCCCAACCGGCCTTCgcatttcattttctttatagtGATCATCACATTATTCGATATTGTAATTTGCATTTCAGCAAAGCCAATCAAGCCATTGCAAACTGCACTTTGCAAAGATCAAATCCTTCCCCTTGAAATCAGTAAGAAGATTCGAACCGACCCTGATACGATCGCGAAAGCTTCTAATGATTATGGAAACATCGTTCACAAGATCCCTTCAGCGGGTTTCTACCCTTCATCCATTAAAGACATCATTAAACTTATCGAATACTCGAACAATTGTTCCAGTACTCCATTTTCTATTGCTGCCAGAGGACAAGGTCATTCGGTGAGGGGGCAGGCCATGGCATACAAAGGAGTGATCGTGGAGATGGCCTCTTTGAGTAGAAACGGGAGTGGGGTTAGGGTTTCTTGGAGCCCTTCTTCAGGGTTTTATGCAGATGTTGGAGGCGAAGAGCTTTGGATCGACGTTTTACGCGAGACGTTGAAACATGGGGTTACTCCTGTTTCTTGGACTGATTATTTGTATCTAACTGTGGGAGGAACACTCTCTAATGCTGGAATCAGTGGGCAGTCATTTTTACATGGCCCTCAAATCAGCAATGTCCTTGAACTTGATGTTATTACTG gtaaaGGGGAGCTTATAACATGCTCAAGGAAGGATGAATCAGAGCTGTTCTATGCGGCTCTTGGAGGTTTGGGACAGTTTGGCATCATAACAAGAGCAAGAATCGTCTTGGCCAAAGCACCAACAAGA GGGAAATGGGTAAGGTTACTCTACAGCAATTTCTCCATCTACACAAAAGATCAAGAAAAACTTATCTCATCAAAGGTTCCAAACTATGTGGAAGGCTTTCTTATCACAAATGAGACTATTCCAGATAGCTGGAGGTCTTCCTTTAACTCGTCTTCAAACCAAGATCATATTACTTTATTGTTGAGGAAACATGGTCTCCTCTACGCTATCGAATTAGTCAAGTACTACGACGATCACGATGCTGATACGGTTAATAAG GTAGTTGAAATGCTGCTGAAAGAGATGAACTTCATTCCTAGTTTAAATTTCAGCGCAGATGTCTCCTATTTTGATTTCCTGACAAGAGTCTCAAGGCTGGAAGTACAGAATACCCCGCAATCACCGACTCATCCATGGCTGAATTTATTTGTGCCAAAGTCTCGGATTCTTGATTTAAATGCTGGAGTTCTTGTCAATCTCATTCCCAAGATTAACACTGAACTCATCCTCTTGTACCCATTTAACAAAGACAA ATGGGATGAACGAATGTCTGCAGTTATACCAGATGAAGACATCTTCTATACTCTAGGACTACTGCATTCTAGTAGTCCCAACGAGACGAAGATTTACGATGCAGTAAATAATGAAATACTACACTTCTGCCGAAAGACTCGTATCAAGATTAAACAGTATCTTCCGCACTACAAATCAAGGGAAGATTGGATCAAACATTATGGCTCCAAATGGATCaattttcaagaaatgaaaGCCAAGTTCGACCCAAGAATGATACTATCACCCGGCcaaagaattttcaattaa
- the LOC142529172 gene encoding ATP-dependent RNA helicase DEAH13 isoform X6 encodes MPQPINDLSNLKRSTAEKEAMYDATVSAKKMVNETIEPSRTELSQKPVASSCSYEEIMKLELKPVDTLHRDPKNSLAGPSNQDNCYFVRSLCTPTVVHVSRPKEVEMTRRDLPIVMMEQEIMEAINDHNSVIICGETGCGKTTQVPQFLYEAGFGPNHVHTRRGIIGVTQPRRVAVLATAKRVAFELGLRLGKEVGFQVRHDRRIGDNCSIKFMTDGILLREVQNDFLLKRYSVIILDEAHERSLNTDILIGMLSRVIKERQREFEEQHKRIISGETIEFENRIYPLKLVLMSATLRVEDFVSERRLFHDPPPIIEVPTRQYPVTIHFSKRTEIVDYIGQAFKKVMSIHKKLPPGGILVFVTGLREVEYLCRKLRRSNKTFSVNEEKPYEEIDMKEITDAFDCQGDFGDETPDHFSVHMEENHGNLLEDEYDNTYNSSEESDLEFYSDDENYSKSTSAESDGKLVDILGVDGGIDSLKAAFEALARKNGPLLDNTTQNVTKTLEGGPNQSSSIAEKSVEDKVFCTGALRVLPLYAMLPAPAQLRVFEEVKEEERLVVVATNVAETSLTIPGIRYVVDTGREKVKIYNSSNGMESYEIQWISKASAAQRAGRSGRTGPGHCYRLYSSAVFNNMFLDFSSAEILKVPVDGVVLLMKSMHIGKVANFPFPTPPETNALVEAENCLKVLEALDSNGRLTPLGRAMSLYPMNPRHSRMLLTVIQTMQKVKDSSRASIVLGYAVATAAALSSSNPFIMQFEGSHIDTNDSKHAEKDGSVESENIHDKGEKARRKKLKESAKASREKFCNPTSDALTIACALQCFELSENPVEFCSESALHYKTMEEMSKLRKQVLQLVFSSSTSDLQRDFLWTHGTLKDVECSWKIPSNKHHLLLNEEDILAQAICAGWADRVARRIKAASVVLDGERKIKSVRYQACMVKETVFLHRWSSVSKSPPEFLVYNDLLYSKRPFIHGATSVRSNWLLKYAQPLCSFSASLSDPKPYYDPITDQVFSWVTPTFGPHLWQLPLHGLPIKDNFNRVVVFACSLLEGQVLPCLKAVRKYLAVPPSSILKPEALGLKRVGNLLSKMSLRGRVIDSCTKLRNLWNESPAELFPEIRDLFQEGFHMQFEKLWVEMLHQINLDQEERFPVRAKGEKRKKLDFQVIKPIFVCP; translated from the exons GATACACTGCACAGGGATCCAAAAAACAGTCTTGCTGGTCCAAGTAATCAAGACAACTGTTATTTTGTAAGAAGTCTCTGTACTCCAACTGTGGTGCATGTGTCAAGGCCAAAGGAGGTGGAAATGACAAGAAGGGATCTTCCTATTGTCATGATGGAACAAGAAATAATGGAAGCTATTAATGATCACAATAGCGTTATTATATGTGGTGAGACTGGTTGTGGTAAGACCACCCAAGTTCCTCAG TTTCTTTATGAGGCTGGTTTTGGCCCAAACCATGTGCATACTCGTCGGGGAATTATTGGCGTCACCCAACCTCGCCGAGTTGCAGTGCTTGCAACTGCTAAGCGTGTGGCTTTTGAGCTTGGTCTTCGTTTGGGTAAGGAAGTAGGTTTTCAAGTTAGACATGACAGAAGGATTGGAGATAATTGCTCAATCAAGTTCATGACAGATGGAATCTTGCTTCGAGAAGTGCAG AATGATTTTCTATTGAAGCGCTACTCTGTTATAATTTTGGATGAGGCACATGAGAGAAGTTTGAATACAGATATACTCATCGGGATGCTTTCTCGAGTTATCAAAGAGCGTCAA AGGGAATTCGAGGAGCAACATAAGAGAATTATTTCAGGGGAAACTATTGAATTTGAAAATAGGATATATCCGTTGAAACTCGTTCTAATGAGTGCAACACTGCGGGTAGAAGATTTTGTGTCCGAGAGAAGACTTTTTCATGACCCCCCGCCTATTATTGAAGTTCCAACTCGACAGTATCCAGTCACCATACATTTCTCAAAGAGAACAGAGATTGTAGATTATATTGGTCAAGCTTTTAAAAAAGTTATGTCAATTCACAAGAAACTACCACCTGGCGGCATTCTTGTTTTTGTGACAGGACTGAGAGAAGTAGAATACCTTTGTCGGAAGTTACGTAGGTCTAACAAGACATTTTCTGTAAATGAAGAGAAACCTTATGAAGAAATTGATATGAAAGAGATCACTGATGCATTTGATTGTCAAGGAGATTTTGGTGATGAGACTCCTGATCATTTTAGCGTTCACATGGAGGAGAATCATGGCAACTTATTGGAAGATGAATATGATAACACCTATAATTCAAGTGAAGAGAGTGATCTGGAATTTTATAGCGATGATGAGAATTACTCAAAATCGACTTCTGCTGAATCTGATGGTAAGCTTGTGGATATTTTGGGAGTGGACGGAGGCATTGATTCTTTGAAGGCTGCTTTTGAAGCCTTGGCCAGGAAAAATGGTCCTTTACTGGACAATACAACCCAAAATGTTACCAAAACACTTGAAGGAGGCCCAAACCAATCTAGTTCCATTGCTGAGAAAAGTGTGGAGGACAAGGTTTTTTGTACTGGTGCACTTCGGGTTCTGCCCCTTTATGCCATGCTTCCTGCACCAGCCCAGCTTCGTGTATTTGAAGAGGTAAAGGAAGAAGAGCGTCTTGTTGTTGTTGCAACTAATGTGGCTGAGACCTCTTTGACCATTCCTGGAATAAGGTATGTTGTTGACACTGGAAGAGAGAAGGTCAAAATATACAACTCTTCCAATGGTATGGAAAGTTATGAGATACAGTGGATAAGTAAGGCTTCTGCAGCTCAGCGTGCTGGGAGATCTGGAAGAACCGGACCTGGACACTGTTATCGCCTATATTCTTCTGCAGTCTTCAACAATATGTTTCTGGACTTCTCAAGTGCTGAAATATTAAAAGTTCCAGTTGATGGTGTTGTCCTCCTTATGAAATCCATGCATATTGGCAAA GTGGCTAATTTTCCTTTCCCTACACCTCCTGAGACCAATGCTTTGGTTGAAGCAGAGAATTGTTTGAAGGTTCTTGAGGCACTAGATTCGAATGGAAGATTGACCCCTCTAGGGAGAGCTATGTCTCTCTATCCTATGAATCCTCGTCATTCCAGAATGCTCCTCACTGTTATTCAAACTATGCAAAAGGTGAAAGATAGTAGTCGAGCAAGCATAGTTTTGGGTTATGCAGTTGCAACAGCTGCGGCGTTGAGCTCGTCAAATCCTTTCATCATGCAGTTTGAAGGAAGCCATATTGATACAAATGATTCAAAGCATGCCGAGAAAGATGGTTCTGTAGAAAGTGAGAACATCCATGACAAAGGAGAGAAGGCAAGGAGAAAGAAATTGAAAGAAAGCGCCAAAGCTTCTCGTGAAAAGTTTTGTAACCCAACTAGCGATGCTTTGACCATTGCCTGTGCACTTCAGTGTTTTGAACTTTCTGAAAATCCGGTTGAGTTCTGCAGTGAGAGTGCTTTACACTATAAAACAATGGAAGAAATGTCCAAGCTGAGAAAACAGGTTCTTCAACTAGTTTTCAGCTCAAGTACGAGTGATCTGCAGCGAGACTTTTTGTGGACTCATGGTACTCTCAAGGACGTGGAATGTTCTTGGAAAATTCCCTCAAATAAACATCATCTTTTGCTAAATGAGGAGGACATCTTGGCTCAGGCTATTTGTGCCGGTTGGGCTGATAGGGTTGCTAGGCGCATTAAAGCAGCTTCTGTTGTGTTAGATGGagagagaaaaattaaatcagtaAGGTATCAAGCTTGCATGGTCAAAGAAACAGTTTTCCTCCATCGTTGGTCCTCTGTTTCTAAATCTCCCCCTGAATTTTTGGTTTACAATGATTTACTGTATAGTAAACGACCATTTATTCATGGTGCCACAAGCGTGAGGTCAAATTGGCTTCTTAAGTATGCCCAGCCACTGTGTAGTTTCTCTGCATCCCTTTCTGATCCAAAACCATATTATGACCCAATAACCGATCAGGTCTTCTCTTGGGTGACTCCTACCTTTGGTCCCCATCTGTGGCAGCTTCCTCTGCATGGTTTACCCATCAAAGACAATTTTAATCGAGTGGTGGTGTTTGCTTGTTCTTTACTCGAAGGGCAAGTTTTGCCATGCCTAAAGGCTGTCCGTAAATACTTAGCTGTCCCACCTTCAAGCATTTTGAAACCAGAAGCATTGGGCCTTAAACGGGTGGGAAATTTGTTAAGCAAAATGAGTTTGAGAGGAAGAGTCATTGACAGTTGTACTAAATTAAGAAATTTGTGGAATGAAAGTCCAGCAGAGTTATTTCCTGAAATTAGAGATTTATTTCAGGAAGGATTCCATATGCAGTTTGAAAAACTCTGGGTTGAGATGCTCCATCAGATCAACTTAGATCAGGAAGAAAGATTCCCTGTTAGAGCCAAGGGGGAGAAAAGGAAGAAATTGGACTTTCAGGTAATAAAACCGATATTTGTGTGTCCATGA